In Xenorhabdus poinarii G6, the following are encoded in one genomic region:
- the rlmKL gene encoding bifunctional 23S rRNA (guanine(2069)-N(7))-methyltransferase RlmK/23S rRNA (guanine(2445)-N(2))-methyltransferase RlmL, with amino-acid sequence MNALFASTARGLEELLKNELETLGAQSCKIAQGGVHFQADDRVMYKSLLWSRLASRIMMPLNEFKVYSDLDLYLGVQSIDWSEIFSVDRTFSVHFSGTNEEIRNTQYGALKVKDAIVDSFMRKIKQRPDVAKQQPDIRVHVFLNKEKAIVSLDLSGDSLHIRGYRDLAGQAPLKENLAAAIVLRSGWQTGTPMVDPMCGSGTLLIEAAMMAADCAPGLHRQHWGFTSWLKFNETSWREVLTEAQVRFRKGLQETSSRFFGSDIDRRVMDMARSNARRAGVAQLIQFQQGDASKLENPQPEGTTGTVLCNPPYGERLESEPALIALHSIVGRVMKARFSDWRLSLFSASPELLSCLQLRAEREFKAKNGPLDCIQKNYFIQKSEKLSDKTQSLDGGIAEDYANRLRKNEKKLSKWAKQQGIDCYRLYDADLPEYNVAVDRYADKVIVQEYAPPKSVDVNKARQRLFDVISATMNVLGLSSSQLILKTRQRQKGKNQYEKMAEKKEFFLVNEYGAKFWVNLTDYLDTGLFLDHRIVRKKLGEMSRGKDFLNLFAYTGSATVHAGLGGARSTTTVDMSRTYLEWAEKNLQANGLTGRQHRLIQADCLGWLAQAREQFDVIFIDPPTFSNSKRMENTFDVQRDHIELMKQLKCLLRPGGTLMFSNNKRGFKMDLAELSKLGLVANEITEKTLSQDFARNRQIHNCWLLRHAGEEK; translated from the coding sequence ATGAATGCTCTCTTTGCCAGCACGGCACGTGGACTAGAAGAACTGTTAAAGAACGAATTAGAAACGCTGGGAGCACAATCTTGTAAGATTGCCCAAGGTGGGGTTCATTTTCAGGCGGATGATCGGGTGATGTATAAAAGCCTGCTATGGAGCAGACTGGCTTCCCGTATCATGATGCCGCTTAACGAATTCAAAGTTTATAGTGATTTGGATCTCTATCTTGGTGTCCAGTCCATTGACTGGAGTGAGATTTTCTCAGTTGACCGCACGTTCTCGGTGCATTTCAGCGGTACGAATGAGGAGATCAGAAATACACAATATGGCGCATTAAAAGTGAAAGATGCGATTGTCGATAGTTTTATGCGCAAAATAAAGCAACGTCCAGATGTTGCTAAACAACAGCCAGATATCCGTGTTCATGTTTTTCTGAATAAAGAAAAAGCCATCGTGTCACTCGATTTGAGTGGCGATAGCCTGCACATTCGTGGCTACCGTGATTTGGCCGGACAAGCCCCACTGAAAGAAAACCTTGCCGCAGCGATTGTGTTGCGTTCTGGCTGGCAGACAGGAACGCCAATGGTTGATCCTATGTGTGGTTCAGGGACGCTGTTAATAGAAGCCGCCATGATGGCCGCCGATTGTGCGCCTGGCTTGCATCGTCAGCATTGGGGATTCACCTCATGGTTGAAATTCAATGAAACAAGCTGGCGTGAAGTGCTGACAGAAGCACAGGTACGATTCCGTAAAGGGTTACAGGAAACGTCCTCGCGCTTTTTCGGCAGCGATATTGATCGCCGGGTCATGGATATGGCGCGTTCAAATGCGCGCAGAGCAGGGGTGGCACAACTGATCCAGTTCCAGCAGGGGGATGCAAGCAAGCTGGAAAATCCACAGCCGGAAGGGACGACGGGAACCGTATTATGTAACCCGCCTTATGGTGAACGTCTTGAAAGTGAACCTGCGTTGATAGCGCTGCACAGCATCGTTGGGCGCGTGATGAAAGCCCGCTTCTCTGACTGGCGTTTATCCTTGTTCAGTGCTTCACCGGAGCTGTTAAGTTGTCTGCAATTACGCGCTGAGCGTGAGTTCAAGGCCAAAAATGGCCCGCTGGATTGTATTCAAAAGAACTATTTCATTCAAAAGAGCGAAAAACTATCGGATAAAACGCAGTCATTGGATGGCGGAATTGCTGAAGATTATGCCAACCGGTTGCGTAAAAATGAGAAGAAACTCAGTAAATGGGCCAAACAACAAGGTATTGATTGCTATCGTTTATACGATGCGGATCTACCAGAATACAATGTTGCGGTTGATCGCTATGCTGATAAGGTGATTGTGCAAGAGTATGCGCCTCCGAAATCAGTCGATGTCAATAAAGCCCGTCAACGCCTGTTTGATGTCATCAGTGCGACAATGAATGTGCTCGGTTTATCATCCAGTCAATTGATCCTGAAAACCCGCCAGCGTCAGAAGGGTAAAAACCAGTATGAAAAAATGGCCGAGAAGAAAGAATTCTTTTTGGTCAACGAATATGGTGCGAAATTCTGGGTTAACCTGACCGATTATTTAGACACCGGATTATTCCTTGACCACCGTATCGTCCGAAAAAAATTGGGTGAAATGAGCCGGGGTAAAGATTTTCTTAACTTGTTTGCTTATACCGGTTCGGCGACCGTTCATGCGGGATTGGGTGGCGCACGTTCGACAACAACGGTAGATATGTCCCGCACTTATCTGGAATGGGCAGAAAAAAATCTACAGGCGAACGGCTTAACAGGGCGTCAGCACCGCTTGATTCAGGCGGATTGCCTGGGATGGTTGGCGCAGGCTCGTGAACAATTCGATGTCATCTTTATTGATCCACCCACATTCTCTAACTCCAAGCGAATGGAAAACACGTTTGATGTTCAGCGCGATCACATTGAATTAATGAAACAACTGAAATGCCTGTTACGTCCCGGCGGAACGTTAATGTTCTCCAATAATAAACGGGGTTTTAAAATGGATCTCGCTGAATTGAGTAAGTTAGGGCTGGTTGCAAATGAGATAACAGAAAAAACGTTATCTCAGGATTTTGCCCGCAATCGTCAGATTCATAACTGCTGGCTACTGCGTCACGCTGGCGAGGAAAAATAA
- a CDS encoding YcbX family protein: protein MIVLSRLYTHPVKSMRGVQLSHSLVNESGLTFDRNFMITTTDGTFISARQYPQMLLFTPTMLHNGLYLQAPNGESATVLYDDFQEERFPTEVWGNHFTALVAPEWVNHWLSGFFDTPVQLRWLSEELTRRVKRFPDISLSFADGFPYLIINEASFHALQQRCPASIKIEQFRANIIVTGAAPFEEDSWQVIQIGDIVFDLPKPCSRCILTTVSPEKGRKNPQSEPLATLQSFRTAKENGAVDFGQNAIARHSGIIRVGDRVTILEKKTPREYGSGEQAIDLTIKETAEQAVSIEFNGQHFSGNNQQIILEQLENQGIRIPYSCRAGICGACKISLVKGDVLPLKSTAIKNNGKILACSCIPKNNLVIELN, encoded by the coding sequence ATGATAGTCTTGTCACGCCTCTATACCCATCCCGTCAAATCCATGCGCGGAGTGCAACTCTCTCACTCCCTTGTCAATGAAAGTGGCCTGACATTTGATCGTAACTTTATGATAACGACAACCGATGGGACGTTTATTTCTGCCCGTCAATATCCACAGATGCTGCTCTTTACCCCAACCATGCTCCATAATGGCCTCTATTTGCAGGCGCCAAACGGGGAAAGCGCGACTGTACTGTACGATGATTTTCAAGAGGAACGTTTCCCTACCGAAGTTTGGGGAAACCATTTCACCGCGCTGGTTGCCCCTGAATGGGTCAATCATTGGCTGAGTGGTTTTTTTGATACACCAGTACAACTGCGCTGGTTAAGTGAAGAACTCACACGACGAGTCAAAAGATTCCCCGATATTTCGTTATCATTTGCAGATGGTTTTCCCTATTTAATTATCAATGAAGCCTCTTTTCACGCTCTGCAACAACGTTGCCCTGCCAGTATTAAAATAGAGCAGTTTCGTGCCAACATTATTGTCACCGGGGCCGCACCTTTTGAAGAAGATAGCTGGCAGGTGATCCAAATTGGCGATATCGTTTTCGATCTGCCAAAACCGTGCAGCCGCTGTATTCTGACAACCGTCAGTCCGGAAAAAGGCCGTAAAAATCCGCAAAGTGAGCCACTGGCTACACTCCAATCTTTCAGAACAGCCAAAGAAAATGGCGCGGTTGATTTTGGGCAGAATGCGATTGCCCGTCATAGTGGTATCATCCGGGTCGGAGATCGTGTCACTATTCTGGAGAAGAAAACCCCACGCGAATATGGCAGTGGTGAGCAAGCGATTGATTTAACGATAAAGGAAACGGCGGAACAGGCTGTTTCGATTGAATTTAATGGGCAGCATTTTAGCGGAAACAATCAGCAAATTATTTTAGAACAGCTTGAAAATCAAGGTATTCGCATTCCTTATTCATGCCGTGCCGGCATTTGCGGCGCCTGTAAGATATCCCTGGTTAAAGGTGATGTATTACCATTAAAATCCACTGCCATCAAAAATAATGGCAAGATTCTGGCATGTAGTTGTATTCCTAAAAATAATTTAGTTATTGAATTAAACTAA
- a CDS encoding cell division protein ZapC gives MKIRPDDQWRWYFDPEHNRVMLDLANGMVFRSRFSAKMLTDYAMTLEAVSFSVDDAALFYTFEENARFIPLAPAFKAELALNAVVALRFMKPQMPKSWYFSPFSLIAKPELGQIVQLQLQADAAAAAALFMAVDVGDNASLCLLAQQKLALNDRVMHFCDPIKVMNDRMALYTKPVQSSLYDRAI, from the coding sequence ATGAAAATTAGGCCTGATGATCAGTGGCGCTGGTATTTTGATCCCGAGCATAACCGTGTTATGCTCGATCTCGCTAATGGCATGGTTTTTCGTTCTCGCTTCTCTGCCAAAATGTTGACTGACTATGCCATGACACTGGAAGCCGTGTCATTTTCAGTTGATGATGCTGCGTTATTTTATACCTTTGAAGAAAATGCACGTTTTATTCCACTTGCTCCCGCATTTAAAGCTGAACTGGCTCTGAATGCGGTGGTTGCGTTACGTTTTATGAAACCACAAATGCCTAAAAGCTGGTATTTTTCGCCTTTTTCTTTAATAGCAAAACCGGAGCTTGGCCAAATTGTTCAGCTTCAATTACAGGCTGATGCTGCCGCTGCCGCTGCCCTGTTTATGGCTGTGGACGTTGGCGACAATGCCAGTTTATGCTTGTTGGCACAGCAAAAACTGGCATTGAATGATCGTGTCATGCATTTTTGTGATCCCATTAAGGTGATGAATGATCGCATGGCACTTTACACCAAACCCGTTCAGTCATCCCTGTATGACCGAGCGATTTAG
- the pyrD gene encoding quinone-dependent dihydroorotate dehydrogenase, with the protein MYYSLVRKALFQLDPEQAHELTFHQLKRIAGTPFEFIVRQSVATKPVTCMGLSFKNPLGLAAGLDKNGECIDAFGAMGFGFVEIGTVTPRPQAGNDKPRLFRVVEAEGIINRMGFNNLGVDNLVENVKQAKYDGIIGINIGKNKDTPVENGKDDYLICIDKIYPHAGYITINISSPNTPGLRTLQYGDALDDLLSAIKNKQSELQQKYQKYVPVAVKISPDLSEEELIKIADSLMRHHIDGVIATNTTLDRKLIAGLNHCQQAGGLSGRPVQLCSTNIIRRLSQELKGEIPIIGVGGIDSLVAAREKMAAGASLIQIYSGFIYKGPKLIKDIINHL; encoded by the coding sequence ATGTATTATTCTCTAGTACGGAAGGCATTGTTCCAGCTTGATCCTGAACAGGCACATGAACTGACTTTCCACCAGCTCAAACGCATCGCCGGTACGCCTTTCGAATTTATCGTCCGCCAGTCAGTTGCCACTAAGCCCGTGACTTGTATGGGATTATCCTTCAAAAATCCACTTGGTTTAGCCGCTGGCCTTGATAAAAACGGGGAGTGCATTGATGCGTTTGGTGCGATGGGCTTTGGGTTTGTTGAAATTGGCACCGTCACACCCCGGCCACAAGCTGGAAACGATAAACCAAGATTATTCCGTGTCGTTGAAGCGGAGGGGATCATCAATCGGATGGGCTTTAATAACCTTGGGGTAGATAATCTGGTTGAGAATGTTAAGCAAGCAAAATATGATGGGATTATCGGCATCAATATTGGCAAAAATAAAGATACGCCGGTCGAAAATGGAAAAGATGATTATTTAATTTGCATAGATAAAATTTATCCTCATGCGGGTTATATCACGATCAATATTTCCTCGCCTAATACGCCCGGTTTGCGGACACTCCAGTACGGTGACGCATTGGATGACCTTTTATCTGCGATTAAAAATAAGCAAAGTGAACTTCAGCAAAAATACCAAAAATATGTTCCTGTTGCTGTTAAAATCTCGCCCGATCTTTCAGAAGAAGAATTAATAAAGATTGCTGATAGTTTAATGCGCCATCATATTGATGGGGTTATTGCAACGAATACGACTTTGGATAGAAAGCTTATCGCCGGTTTGAATCACTGCCAGCAAGCCGGGGGATTAAGTGGACGTCCTGTTCAATTGTGTAGCACAAATATTATCCGTCGTCTTTCACAAGAATTAAAAGGTGAAATACCAATTATTGGTGTTGGTGGAATTGATTCACTGGTTGCGGCCAGAGAAAAAATGGCAGCAGGAGCTTCATTAATTCAGATATATTCTGGTTTTATCTACAAAGGGCCAAAACTCATCAAAGATATTATTAATCATCTCTGA
- a CDS encoding YbfB/YjiJ family MFS transporter, with protein MSKIELPAPPNYPNARITIFAGFCACLVSIGLARFAYTPLIPPLIQAHWFAASDVVYLGAANLVGYLIGALLGHPLARRLSNKSTLRLMMVVVTLSFFACGFPISFGWFFVWRLLSGIAGGTVMVLVAATVLPHVHPSSRGLASGAIFLGIGLGIAGSGTIIPPLLELGLQQTWFGLGIISLILLAASWFGWPIPTNHSVAPAHFVTPAPVRNSGVYLVYAQYGLMAIGLVPAMMFLVDYVARGIGADAHAGAIVWIMYGLGAIIGPVTYGFVADKLGAQTGIRLVLTAQAIALAFIPFTTSLPVLAFLSVIIGSFPPGIVPLTLARVHELLPSHHQQQIAWSRATASFASAQALAGFAYSALFDASGGYHAVLFMFACGAIVLALLLDQGSRLVSDATPCRQAG; from the coding sequence ATGTCAAAAATAGAACTGCCTGCTCCACCAAACTACCCCAATGCCAGGATAACAATCTTTGCTGGTTTTTGCGCCTGTCTTGTCAGTATTGGTCTTGCGCGTTTCGCATATACCCCCCTTATTCCACCATTGATCCAGGCGCACTGGTTCGCGGCCAGCGATGTGGTCTACCTCGGAGCGGCTAACCTGGTCGGCTACCTCATTGGCGCACTGCTCGGCCATCCGCTGGCCCGCCGCTTAAGCAATAAGAGCACACTGCGCCTCATGATGGTTGTAGTGACCCTCTCATTCTTTGCCTGCGGCTTCCCAATTTCCTTCGGTTGGTTTTTTGTGTGGCGTCTGCTCTCTGGCATCGCCGGCGGAACCGTCATGGTCCTCGTGGCCGCGACGGTGTTGCCGCACGTACACCCGTCAAGCAGGGGCCTTGCCAGTGGCGCGATCTTCTTAGGTATTGGCCTAGGCATTGCTGGCTCAGGAACCATTATTCCGCCTCTGCTAGAGCTCGGCCTTCAACAGACATGGTTCGGACTTGGCATCATCTCGTTGATTCTGTTGGCGGCCAGTTGGTTCGGGTGGCCAATACCGACAAACCACAGTGTAGCTCCAGCGCACTTTGTCACACCAGCGCCAGTTCGTAACAGCGGTGTTTATCTGGTCTATGCGCAATATGGGCTCATGGCGATTGGCCTTGTTCCCGCTATGATGTTCCTGGTCGACTATGTTGCCAGAGGAATCGGTGCAGACGCACATGCAGGTGCGATCGTCTGGATCATGTACGGACTAGGCGCTATCATTGGCCCAGTGACCTATGGGTTCGTCGCCGACAAACTCGGCGCTCAGACCGGCATTCGCCTAGTGCTGACAGCGCAGGCAATTGCCTTAGCCTTCATACCTTTCACAACCTCACTTCCAGTGCTGGCTTTTCTGTCCGTGATCATTGGCTCATTCCCTCCAGGCATCGTCCCACTGACATTGGCACGGGTACATGAGCTGCTCCCCAGCCATCACCAGCAGCAGATCGCGTGGAGCCGTGCAACGGCATCGTTCGCATCTGCTCAAGCCTTGGCAGGATTTGCCTATTCGGCGTTGTTCGATGCAAGTGGAGGCTATCACGCGGTGCTGTTCATGTTCGCATGCGGGGCCATAGTTCTTGCTCTTCTCCTTGATCAAGGTAGCCGTCTGGTATCCGACGCAACTCCATGCAGGCAGGCTGGCTGA
- a CDS encoding LysR family transcriptional regulator, protein MDWSDARIFLALCRCSTLRAAARSLGIDQATVGRRVVALEKSLNATLFLRTSGGYALTAIGEVAFSNAEKMEHAALELERQVQGLDERLTGVVRVSTTDSFAIDFLIPAIARLHDKHPDILVQLDASTRMLNLSKREVDIAVRNARPDNPDLIARCLARWPVGLFASKAYVKARGKPELGQHFQGHDLVLFQPHFECVKDLTLVGESVCNGRVVSTLSSSLLVRQSIAAGIGLGELPIYIGKRDGLIQLWPERTGAVLYEVWMVIHADLRHTVKIRAVIDEIVEAFAGPEM, encoded by the coding sequence ATGGATTGGAGTGACGCTCGCATATTTTTGGCACTTTGCCGATGCTCGACCCTACGAGCAGCGGCACGGTCACTGGGGATCGATCAGGCCACCGTTGGGCGGCGGGTTGTTGCCTTGGAGAAGTCTTTGAATGCCACGCTCTTCCTGCGAACCTCCGGTGGCTATGCGTTGACGGCGATAGGGGAAGTGGCGTTCAGCAATGCCGAGAAGATGGAACACGCTGCACTCGAGCTCGAACGGCAAGTTCAGGGATTGGATGAACGGTTGACTGGTGTGGTACGGGTGAGCACTACCGATTCTTTCGCCATTGACTTTTTGATCCCTGCCATCGCCCGCCTGCATGACAAGCACCCTGATATCTTAGTGCAGTTGGACGCGTCCACACGCATGCTCAACCTCTCCAAGCGCGAAGTCGACATAGCAGTGCGCAATGCACGTCCAGATAACCCTGATCTGATAGCACGTTGTTTGGCTCGCTGGCCTGTAGGCTTGTTTGCCTCAAAGGCTTATGTGAAAGCGCGAGGCAAGCCTGAGCTTGGGCAGCATTTCCAGGGACACGATCTGGTGCTGTTTCAGCCCCACTTTGAGTGTGTCAAAGACCTGACGTTGGTCGGCGAATCAGTGTGCAATGGCCGTGTTGTGTCGACACTGAGCTCCAGTTTGCTTGTTCGTCAATCCATTGCGGCAGGTATAGGGCTGGGAGAGCTCCCGATCTACATAGGCAAGCGCGATGGGCTGATTCAATTATGGCCTGAGCGGACGGGGGCGGTGCTTTACGAGGTATGGATGGTCATCCACGCTGATCTGCGGCATACCGTGAAGATTAGGGCTGTCATTGATGAGATCGTCGAAGCATTTGCTGGTCCTGAAATGTGA
- a CDS encoding MBL fold metallo-hydrolase, whose protein sequence is MNFKNIRFHSQRAATASVLLALSASAVMASETSQNTAAANVQVPGYYRMALGEQVTVTAFHDGPVYLKESVLQGTSGLDLEGMLEAMSVPTNKDGVQTSVNAYLVQQKGHLTLIDAGASDCFGETLGKLEKNINASGINPDDVDAVIVTHMHPDHACGATNPDGSMVFKNAEFIAPKVDADYWLSDTAENSAPESDRMFFKAAQRTVAPYKAAGRFRTFVKGESPVPGINSIDEAGHSPGMAGYLIDGGEKKLLVWGDVVHSHAVQFKHPEVSVVFDHDPKTAIETRKRIFNYAVQGKLWIAAAHLPFPGLGRVIADGEAYRWVPAEYSAVR, encoded by the coding sequence ATGAACTTCAAAAACATTAGATTCCATTCGCAACGAGCCGCAACCGCCAGTGTTCTCCTTGCATTGTCTGCATCAGCGGTAATGGCGTCGGAAACATCGCAAAATACTGCAGCAGCTAATGTCCAGGTCCCTGGTTACTATCGCATGGCATTGGGCGAACAAGTAACAGTTACTGCATTTCATGATGGCCCGGTCTACTTGAAAGAATCCGTGCTCCAAGGCACTAGCGGTTTAGACCTTGAGGGCATGCTGGAGGCAATGTCGGTCCCAACTAACAAGGATGGCGTACAAACATCTGTAAATGCTTATTTAGTTCAGCAAAAGGGCCACCTGACGTTAATCGATGCAGGTGCATCGGACTGCTTTGGTGAGACGCTAGGTAAGCTGGAAAAAAATATTAACGCCTCGGGAATTAACCCGGACGACGTAGATGCTGTCATTGTGACTCACATGCATCCGGATCATGCGTGCGGCGCGACAAATCCCGATGGTTCAATGGTGTTCAAGAATGCCGAGTTCATCGCTCCAAAAGTAGATGCTGATTACTGGCTAAGTGACACTGCCGAAAACTCAGCGCCAGAGAGCGACCGCATGTTTTTCAAGGCAGCACAGCGAACTGTTGCACCGTATAAAGCTGCTGGGCGCTTCCGTACGTTTGTAAAAGGTGAATCTCCAGTACCAGGCATTAATAGCATTGACGAAGCTGGGCACTCACCTGGCATGGCGGGTTACTTGATCGACGGTGGTGAAAAAAAACTGCTGGTGTGGGGTGATGTGGTTCACAGCCACGCGGTACAGTTCAAGCATCCCGAAGTATCCGTTGTCTTTGATCACGACCCTAAAACAGCAATTGAAACGCGTAAACGTATCTTTAACTATGCGGTACAAGGAAAGCTATGGATTGCCGCTGCACATTTGCCGTTTCCTGGATTAGGTCGTGTGATAGCCGACGGAGAAGCATATCGCTGGGTCCCTGCGGAATATAGCGCAGTCCGCTAA
- a CDS encoding DsbA family oxidoreductase, producing the protein MLLEIWSDYACPYCYIGKRHLEQALAEFEQAGDVQIVFRTFELDRTASRKVVNTTQQRIESKYRKDPLGAKDMINHIVSLAERSGLEMNYSTVQYSNTFDAHRLTHYAETKGAAAEMTERLFRAYFTENSVLADHVLLLQIATELGLDPVETKDVLDSDQFADVARGDETQAELQGVRGVPFFLLEDGTQLSGAQPKEALLNALRTSWISTR; encoded by the coding sequence ATGCTATTGGAAATTTGGTCCGACTACGCCTGCCCATATTGCTACATCGGTAAGCGACACCTCGAACAGGCACTCGCTGAATTCGAGCAGGCAGGCGATGTTCAAATCGTCTTTAGAACATTCGAACTTGATCGCACTGCCAGTCGAAAAGTGGTAAACACAACGCAGCAACGCATTGAATCTAAGTACCGCAAGGACCCGCTGGGCGCTAAGGACATGATCAACCACATCGTTTCCTTAGCTGAAAGATCCGGGCTGGAAATGAACTACTCCACCGTGCAATACAGCAACACATTTGATGCGCATCGCCTGACCCACTATGCAGAGACGAAGGGGGCTGCGGCAGAGATGACAGAGCGGCTGTTCCGAGCCTACTTCACTGAGAACTCAGTGCTGGCTGATCACGTGCTCCTGCTCCAGATTGCAACAGAGCTAGGGCTGGATCCGGTCGAAACGAAGGATGTTCTCGATTCTGACCAGTTTGCCGATGTCGCTCGGGGGGATGAAACACAGGCAGAACTCCAAGGGGTTCGTGGTGTCCCTTTCTTCCTTCTTGAAGACGGAACGCAGTTGTCCGGTGCGCAGCCCAAGGAAGCACTCTTGAACGCGCTTCGCACCAGTTGGATCAGCACCCGATAG